In Carassius gibelio isolate Cgi1373 ecotype wild population from Czech Republic chromosome B2, carGib1.2-hapl.c, whole genome shotgun sequence, a single genomic region encodes these proteins:
- the LOC127951668 gene encoding kinocilin-like — protein MNAVSIGEYHGLRVGSALLSIVAGCIIIGVSKDCDADAVGGIFLGAGGLGLLISIYPFIRAWLNFHHILPNIGNFRVHPMATNSNPAAEQPTATLTREGTQCQLNVERSKSRMGAFVETAVPTAAEGSQDDGPSADVPDILGRRKFKSPSSDQDTS, from the exons ATGAACGCAGTCAGTATTGGGGAGTACCATGGGCTGCGGGTGGGCTCAGCCCTGCTCAGCATTGTAGCAGGTTGTATCATCATTGGTGTGTCAAAGGACTGTGATGCAGATGCTGTGGGGGGCATCTTCCTCGGGGCAGGGGGGCTTG GTCTCCTTATTTCAATCTACCCATTCATAAGAGCATGGCTCAACTTCCATCACATACTGCCCAATATAG GCAACTTCAGAGTGCACCCGATGGCTACAAATTCAAATCCAGCCGCCGAACAGCCTACAGCTACACTCACACGAGAGG GAACTCAATGCCAGCTAAATGTAGAGCGGTCGAAAAGCCGAATGGGGGCATTTGTGGAGACCGCAGTTCCTACAGCAGCCGAGGGCTCACAGGATGATGG CCCTTCTGCAGATGTTCCAGATATCTTGGGCAGGCGGAAGTTTAAGTCACCATCTTCTGATCAAGACACTTCATAA
- the LOC127950632 gene encoding transmembrane protein 275-like, translated as MTLTNMVCSEQNASTSVPKKETQTRKKRKSRPQGLPSPALCCACGLCIMLAGINITLVGAFAFSTLVPSSNPPIIIGPILLLVAFSFFGACCICSRLPPPQSSRRSKGGGGLGFMGRGGGGLSGGAAFEIETSEHTMQDTTAVQLSPTNSPCSSHASSPEREAPATAANATVPAPDYVPPRACKLFTMEANGPSSAAFSASTGGGGAVRLTLPSDCAAT; from the coding sequence ATGACCCTCACCAATATGGTTTGCAGTGAACAGAATGCTAGCACATCAGTGCCTAAAAAGGAAACGCAGACCCGCAAGAAGCGGAAATCCCGTCCTCAGGGTCTGCCTTCTCCAGCCCTCTGCTGTGCATGTGGATTGTGCATTATGTTGGCAGGCATCAACATCACCTTAGTAGGCGCCTTCGCCTTCAGCACGCTTGTGCCCTCTAGCAATCCCCCAATCATCATCGGACCTATACTCCTGCTTGTGGCGTTCTCCTTCTTCGGGGCTTGCTGCATCTGCAGTCGCTTGCCTCCGCCTCAGAGCTCTCGACGGTCTAAAGGTGGCGGCGGTTTGGGATTCATGGGTCGGGGCGGAGGGGGGTTGAGTGGAGGGGCGGCGTTTGAGATTGAGACCAGCGAACACACTATGCAGGACACCACAGCCGTTCAGCTCAGTCCCACCAACTCGCCCTGCTCCTCTCACGCCTCCAGCCCCGAAAGAGAGGCTCCTGCCACTGCCGCCAACGCCACCGTTCCCGCCCCAGACTACGTCCCTCCACGAGCCTGCAAGCTCTTCACTATGGAGGCCAATGGACCTAGCTCAGCAGCCTTTTCTGCTTCTACAGGGGGTGGAGGGGCGGTCCGGCTCACTTTGCCCTCAGACTGCGCCGCCACTTAA